From one Anabas testudineus chromosome 21, fAnaTes1.2, whole genome shotgun sequence genomic stretch:
- the acvr2aa gene encoding activin A receptor type 2Aa yields the protein MEPASKLALSVFLISCSSGAILGRSETQKCVHYNYSPSSSSSSVVDDRGNVSRVVTCSGEKDKRLHCFATWKNVSGVVQVVKQGCWLDDVNCYDRSECVEKKDAPEVFFCCCEGRLCNDKFSYSPESYNCTISQPPILTKPPVLTTLMYLLVPIMAVIAVVLFSFWMYRHHKLAYPPVLVPTQDPGPLPPSPILGQKSLQLLEIKARGCFGSVWKAQLLREHVAVKIFSIQNKSSWQNEYEIYTLNGMRHENLLLFIGAEKRGTSLDTELWLITAYHEKGSLTDYLKANTLSWYDLCVIAQSMSRGLAYLHEDIPGHKDGHKPAIAHRDFKSKNVLLKSDLTACIADFGLALRFEAGKSPGDTHGQVGTRRYLAPEVLEGAINFQRDAFLRIDMYAMGLVLWELMSRCKAADGPVDEYLLPFEEEVGQHPSLEDMQDVVVHKKLRPVLRECWQKHAGLALLCETIEDCWDHEAEARLSAGCVTERVVQVQKQTSVAATDDIITVVTMVTNMDYPPKESSL from the exons ATGGAACCAGCGTCCAAATTGGCTTTGAGTGTTTTTCTCATCTCCTGCTCCTCAG GTGCCATCCTGGGCCGCTCAGAAACTCAGAAATGTGTCCACTACAACTATAgcccttcatcctcctcatcatcagtGGTGGATGACCGGGGCAATGTCAGCAGGGTGGTAACCTGCTCcggagagaaagacaagaggCTGCACTGCTTTGCCACCTGGAAGAATGTGTCGGGGGTGGTTCAGGTGGTGAAACAGGGATGCTGGCTGGATGATGTCAACTGCTACGACAG GAGCGAGTGTGTGGAGAAGAAAGATGCTCCAGAagttttcttctgctgttgtgAAGGACGTTTGTGTAACGACAAGTTCTCCTACAGCCCCGAAAGCTACAACTGCACCATCAGCCAGCCACCGATACTCA CGAAGCCTCCGGTGCTGACCACTCTGATGTACTTACTGGTTCCCATCATGGCCGTCATAGCTGTTGTCCTCTTTTCCTTTTGGATGTACCGACACCACAAACTAGCCTACCCACCTGTGCTGGTGCCCACACAG GACCCTGGTCCACTGCCCCCGTCTCCCATCCTGGGCCAGAAGTCACTGCAACTGCTGGAGATCAAGGCCAGGGGGTGCTTTGGCAGCGTGTGGAAGGCTCAGCTGCTACGAGAACACGTGGCCGTCAAAATTTTCTCCATTCAG AATAAGTCGTCATGGCAGAACGAGTATGAGATCTACACCCTCAATGGGATGAGACAtgaaaacctgctgctgttcattgGAGCTGAGAAGAGAGGAACCAGCTTGGACACGGAGCTTTGGCTCATTACAGCCTACCATGAGAAG GGTTCACTGACAGACTACCTGAAAGCCAACACGCTGTCCTGGTATGATCTCTGTGTCATTGCTCAGTCCATGTCTCGCGGTCTTGCCTACCTGCACGAAGACATACCTGGGCACAAGGACGGACACAAACCTGCCATTGCACACAG agacTTTAAGAGTAAGAATGTCCTACTGAAGTCTGACTTGACGGCCTGCATCGCTGACTTTGGCCTCGCTCTCAGGTTTGAGGCTGGAAAATCTCCAGGAGACACACATGGACAG GTGGGGACTAGGAGGTACCTGGCCCCTGAGGTCCTGGAGGGGGCCATCAACTTCCAGAGAGATGCTTTCCTGAGGATAGACATGTACGCTATGGGTCTGGTTCTGTGGGAGCTCATGTCCCGCTGCAAAGCTGCAGACG GTCCAGTGGATGAGTACTTGCTGCCATTTGAGGAGGAGGTGGGTCAGCATCCGTCTCTTGAGGACATGCAGGATGTGGTGGTCCACAAGAAGCTCAGACCAGTTCTTAGAGAGTGCTGGCAGAAACATGCA GGTCTGGCTCTGCTCTGTGAGACCATTGAGGACTGCTGGGATCACGAGGCAGAAGCTCGGCTGTCAGCCGGCTGTGTGACCGAGCGCGTTGTACAGGTGCAGAAACAAACCAGCGTAGCAGCAACTGACGACATCATCACTGTtgtcaccatggtaacaaaCATGGACTACCCACCTAAAGAGTCGAGTCTATGA